The sequence AAAGCTGCATAGAATTATTCACGAACGAAAGAGGATGGAACAGACACTGGAGGAAAGTGAGTCAAAGTACCGCCTCATAGCTGAGAATACATCTGATCTCATCATGGTAATGGATAAAGAACATGCCATAAGTTATTTTTCTCCCTCTCATGAGGTGGTGTTGGGATACAAGGTTCCAGAGCTTGAAAAAACAGAAATATGTAAATTAATTCATCCAGATGACGTTGTGAATTTCAGGGAAACAATCACAAAGATCATGAAAAATAAAGAATCACTGCCAGTAGAGTTTCGTTTCCAGCATATAAGTGGTAAATGGATTGATTTTGAATCCCGCTGTATGCCGGTAATGAGTGATGAGCGGGTGATTGAGCATATTGTTATAATAAGCCGGGATATTTCTGAGCGCAAAAAAGCGGAGGAGATTCTTTTACAATCCGAAAAGCTATCGATTGTAGGGGAACTTGCAGCTGGGGTCGCGCATGAAATAAGGAATCCTCTTACTACAATAAAAGGGTTTCTCCAGCTATATGGAAAAGAAGATCATTCGAATGAAATTAACAACTTGCTTCTAAGCGAACTAGAAAGGATCGAAACAATAACCAGTGAAATGCTTTCTTTAGGAAAACCTCAGGCCATCCAGCTTAACCGGGCCAACTTATGTGATTTGATCGATCATACAGTCGATTTCCTATCCCCGCAGGCAAATATGAAAAATATACAATTCAGCCGGAGTTATCTGGGGGCAGATTTCTTCATAACATGTGAGCAAAATCAGATTAAGCAAGTGTTCCTCAATATTTTTAAAAACGCAATGGAGGCCATGCCCAAGGGTGGAAATATCGATATAAAATTGCGAAAAGGCATAGATGGTGAATGTGTTATTTCAATTCAAGATGAGGGCTGCGGAATCCCAGAAGAATTGCTTCCGCGCTTAGGTGAGCCATTTTATACATTGAAGGAGAAAGGAACGGGTCTCGGCTTGATGATTTGCCATAAAATTATTAAACAGCACAATGGTATGATTTCTTATCATAGTAAGTTAAGTAAAGGGACATTAGTTGAATTAAAACTCCCCTTAATCAATTAAAAAGTGAACTATAAATATGAGGAGGATGGCAAATATGCCATCCTCCTGTTTGTCCTTATTGGTTTACCGAGTGGGAAGTTTTTGTTCGTGCTTGATAAATTTGGTATAAAATCAGGGCAACTAATGATAAAACAATCCCGGAGATATAAGGCATCCCGATGGCAATCGAGAACAGCCATCCGCCTAACGGGGGCCCGATGATTCTGCCAAGGGAGTCAAAGGAAGAAAGCAGTCCGGTGGTTCCCCCGTGACCAGTTGTCGACTTTTTTGTCAGCAGGGAGGATACACTTGGACGGATCAATCCATTGCCAATTCCGAAGATGGTCAGGAATAGGGCTGCAGTTCCGAAACTCTCGGTCAGGAGAATCAATCCAAAACCTATGGCTGAAATGACAATACCCAGCTGGATGACGGCACCCTCGCCAAGCATCTTCGTCAGCCTCCCGACTAATCCGCCTTGTACGACGGCACCCGCAAGTCCCATTATCATGAAAATATAGCCCAATTCAACAGAGCCGAGTCCAGCTTTCTCCGCAGCGAAATACGCAAATGTTGCTTCAAGGCCCGATAAAGAAAGGGAAACGAAAAGCTGAAGCAAAAACAGCATGGACAGGGTTCCAGTGAAGGCCTTTAATAATGAAGTTCTCTCCCTTTCCTGACTAGTGCGATGTTCGGCCGAAAGCGACTCTTTTAAGGCAAAAGTGACGAATAAAAACGTAATTAGCGATGTCGCACCAGCAATGTAAAACGGCATGCTCAAGCTTGATTGGGAAAATACACCCCCGATTGCAGGCCCAAAAATGAAGCCGAGCCCAACCGAGGCGCCGATGATTCCCATCCCTTTTGCTCGGTCTTCTTCAGATGTGATATCCGCTACATAGGCCATGACTGTCGGCATATTGGCAGAAGATAAAAATCCGCCAATGATCCTTGCAGCAAACAGCATCCAGAGCTGTGTAGAGATAGCCATCAGGAAAAAGGAAAGAGACAGTCCAAGAATGCCTATCATAATGACCGGCTTCCTGCCGATTCTGTCTGAAATCCGCCCCCACATTGGCGCAAATAAAAACTGCATCAGAGAGTAAACAGCCATCAACAGCCCAAGTTCTGTCGGTGATGCCCCGATTTCTTCAGCGTAAAAAGGAATGACCGGAATGATGATCCCAAATCCGACCATAACAAGGAACATGACTAAAAATAAAATAGGCAGAGCCTTTTTTGTGTTCATTTAAGTATTCACTCCATTATTTCAACTATATCTCTTAACGATAAAGAAAATTATATCAGAAACCTTGATAATATAGCGAAAATTCAATGTCGTAAGAAGAAACTATTTTCTACTGTAAAGGATTCTAAAAGGTTAGGATTTGATATTTTGGGATATATAATTCAAAAGCTTGAAAATAGAGGAGAGGGTATTCGATGAGTCCGAAAACGAAAGCAAAATTTCTTGGCATTGGCAGTTTTATTCTTGGTTTTGGGTTTATGGGGTCGATGGATGGAATCATATTTCACCAGTTGCTTCAATGGCATAGTGTCGTGATGGAGACGACGCGGCCTGGCCAGATTGTCAGCGATGGAATATTCCATTTTGGAGTCACTGTTGCTTTGGTCGCTGGCGGAATCTTGCTTTGGCTTGCAGGAAGGCCAACTGAGGTTTCAAAGGGCATTAGCAAGCTTATTGCCAATTTTTTAATTGGTGCCGGAGTTTTTAATCTGGTTGAAGGGATTGTGAATCACCATATCGTCCAAATCCATCGAGTAAAGCCGGGGGATCCAAATGCAATAATGTATGACCTGGCATTCCTTGGATTAGGACTTTTGTTGGTAATCACAGGGAAGCTGATCAGGGGAAAAGCGTCAGTCTCTACTATCAGTAAAGAAGCATAATTGGAGTGAAAACATGTATAGGATCACCAGTTTTATCATCATCTTTTCATTTGTATCAGTAATGATTTATTTTCATATCCAAAATGGCCACTTTCAGGCTGCTGATGATGAAGAAGAACATCACCATGGAATAATTGCTGTACCTAATGGGACAGCAGCCCCTTCGATAGACGGAGAAGTAATGGAGGACTCATCAGGGTCCTGGCTTCTTAAAATCAAAACAACTAACTTTACCTTCACTCCTGAAAAGGCCGGTAAAGAGGAGATTAATTATAATGAAGGCCATGCACACATCTATTTAGATGGGAAAAAGATCAACAGATTGTATGGAAACTATTATAATCTTGGAGAGCTTGAATCTGGTATCCATGAGGTAAAAGTTACGGTGAATGCCAATGATCATAGAGTTTTTTCTGTTATGGGAGAAGAAATATCCTTCAAGGAAAGGTTCGAAGTGAATAAGCGGTAAAGTTTGTTTTTTTATATAGTTTTCGTATGAAGGCAAAATAGCCAAGGTAATTGTGTGCTGCTTTGAGTGTATCGTAGAATTTCTGTAGAATGGGATTACAGAATTCTTTTACGGAAAAAGGTGTAGATATGAAAAAACATTTAATCATAGGGGCAGGGATCCTGGGAGCATCGACTGCTTATCATCTGGCCAAAGCGGGGGAGCGGGTCACCATTATCGACCGTGGAGAACCTGGGCAGGCAACGGATGCTGCTGCGGGGATCATTTGTCCCTGGCTGAGCCAGAGACGGAATAAAGCCTGGTATTACCTGGCGAAAAATGGTGCCGCATATTATGACTCGCTGATTGACCAGCTTGAAAAAGATGGTGAACGTGAGACAGGTTTTCAAAGGACAGGTGCTATCAGTCTCCATACTGTTTCAGAAAAATTGGTCAAGATGGAAGAAAGAGCGATACAAAGAAGGGAAGAAGCTCCTGAAATAGGCGAAATCCATCAGCTTGATTCAAAGGATACAAGAGTGTTGTTCCCTCCGCTATCCGAGGAATTTTCATCTGTCTATGTAAGTGGAGCAGCACGGGTTAATGGACGGCTTCTCCGTCTTGCACTGTTAAAAGCTGCCCAAAAATATGGTGCCAGTTTGGCAGAAGGGAATGCCGTTCTTGATTTTTCCAATGGCAAGGTAACAGGGGCGATTGTAGGAGAAACTAGATATGAAGCTGATATGGTAATTTTAACAGCTGGTGCATGGGCGCCTGGGCTGTTGGAGCCGCTTGGATTGGAACTCAAGATTTCTCCGCAAAAAGCGCAGATCATCCATTTGCAGCTGGAAAACTTGGACACGGGAGATTGGCCTGTTGTGATGCCGCCAAATAACCAGTATATCGTGGCATTTGAAGGTGGAAAAGTGGTAATTGGCGCCACACATGAAGACGATATGGAATTTGACCGGCGGCCGACACTGGGCAGTATGCATGAAATCATGGATAAAGGCCTGGCGGTAGCGCCTGGAATGGCAAATGGAACTTATATTGAAACGAAGGTTGGCTTCCGTCCTGTTGCACCGAATTTCCTGCCGATTATTGGACCTGTGCCAGGCTTTGAGAATCTGTTACTTGCTAACGGACTCGGATCCTCTGGCCTGACAGTAGGGCCATATCTCGGTGCCCAGCTTGCAAAACTTGCCTCAGGTAATGAAGTTGATATCAATCTTGCCTTGTATGATGTTACAGAAGCGATAAACACACATATTTCCTAGGCAATGAATGAAGAAGTAAGCAGAACACTATTATGGTGCTTCTGCTTTTTTTGACCGATACGACAAGAAGAGAGAAAAAACTTCTGGTTTTTTGAAATGATTTACATGCCTTTAGTCTGCTGGAAAATATAACTACTGCAAAAAGATTAGTTGAAAGGCAATTAAATCGCGTCATAGCGGGTATAACACTAAGAAAATCATTAAGTATGTCCAATCAGTGTTTATTATAAAGCAGGGAGGAACCTTCAACATGCAATGGAAAGGCAGAAGAGCGAGCACAAATGTGGAAGATAGAAGAGGAATGGGCGGCGGAGGCATGCTCATGGGCGGAGGCCTTGGCGGTATTATTCTATTGGTGATCATGACATTCCTTGGCGGAGGCGATATGGGGGATGTTGTTAATAATATGACCAATGGCGGGAACCAGTCTCCTGCACCGTATGAGCAGACAGCCGAGGAAGAAGAGGCTGCCCAATTTGTTTCGGTCGTACTTGCCGATACAGAGGAAGTGTGGTCAAAGGTTTTTGCTGAACAAGGGATGGAGTATCAAGAACCGACCCTTGTTTTGTATTCAGGCAGTGTCCAGTCAGCATGCGGAATGGCTGGGTCACAGGTAGGACCGTTTTACTGTCCTGGTGACCAGAAGCTTTATATTGATTTGAGTTTTTACGAGGAACTGCAGACTAAGTTCCAGGCTCCTGGTGATTTTGCGATGGCTTATGTGGTTGCACATGAGGTGGGTCACCACGTACAGACATTGCTGGGAACAAGCGATAAATTGAATTCACTCCGCGGTAAGCTGGACCAGACGGAATTCAATAAATATCAAGTCCGTTTTGAGCTTCAAGCCGATTATTTGGCAGGTGTATGGGCGCATCATGCTCAGGGGATGGGAGTAGTTGAAGAAGGAGACCTTGAGGAAGCTATGAATGCTGCTAGTGCAGTCGGAGATGATACTATTCAGAAACGCTCCCAGGGTTATGTCGTTCCTGAAAGCTTCACACACGGTACATCGGAGCAAAGAAAGAGCTGGTTTAAAAAAGGCTATAAAGCCGGAAACCTTGAGCAGGGAGATACGTTTAACACCAGAGAATTTTAGGTAGAGATAAACATAGGTCTGCTTTGCCGATGCCATCATTGTGGGTGGCACTTCACTTTTAACAAACCGCTGTTTCGTAAAGATTTTTGTTGAAATCCTAAAGCCGATTTTAACGTGATAAAAGTCATTTTGCAGGTCTGTACTAAGTTGGCAAGCGTTATTTTTGTGAAGGAACCCAGATAATTCCATCCTATTTTGTAGTGAATAGCAACAAAGTTTGAGAAAAGAGCCTAACAAACTTAAAAGAAAGGAACAGATTCCACAATGGGAACACAAATACAATCGTTTTTTGCAAAAGATACCGGTGATATTCCTAACAATCCAATATTGCCGGTCATCGTCTATCAGGGTGTTTTTGACGATAATCTTAGCCTGGATGAACAATTCGAGCAGCATAATTGGACAGGTACATGGACAGGTGACATTTACGATTACCACCACTATCATACGAATACCCATGAAGTACTTGGTGTTAAATCAGGGAGCGCAACCGTACAAATCGGCGGGGACAGCGGAGAACGGCTAGAGCTTAAAGCTGGTGATGTAATTGTACTGCCGGCCGGAACAGGTCATAAGAAAATCGACAGCAGCCAGGATTTTGCCGTCGTTGGCGCCTATCCAAACGGCAGGAGTCCTGATTTGCAAACAGCAGACCCTGGCACCAGGGCACAGGCAATTGCCCAAATCAAAAATGTGCCCATCCCGGAAACTGATCCGGTGTATGGGGAAACAGGACCCCTGCTTCATAAATGGGTGAAATAATGAAGAATGAGACAGCAGCATCTTATTGGATAGGAGGCTGCTGTCTTTTTTATGCCTTTCTTAAATACCATTATGGGTATATAATGATAGTAACCCATTGACTGGGCAAAATAACTTGTTGAAGCAAAAAACGGATAGAAGGAAGGTCAGGCCGATGGCTAAAAAGAAGTTTGTATACTTCGTTTCCTTGAGTTCTAATGTTCCTTTTGTCTTGAAAAAAGCCCTGCAAAACGCAGAGGAGGAAAATGAGGTTGCGATTTTCTTTGATTTGGATGGTGCGAGGGTCCTGGATAAACGTTATTTAAAAATGATGGAGAGAACTCACAATATTGATTTGCAAAGACTTATGCAGCAGGCGATGGATATGGGGGTCAAGTTTTTTGGCTGTCAGATGAACGTACTGATCGCCCATGGACTCGAGCTTGTTGAAGGAGCTGCACTTTCAGGGGTTGCAACATTTTTAGAGACCGCCTACCAGGCGGATGCAGTGTTAAGTTACTGATGGAGGTGAAGGACTATGGAAAAAAAGAAGGTAGTAGTTATGGCTTTGCATGATGAATTGGAGTCTGCCTATCCTCCTTTGAACGTTGCAGTTGGAGCTGCTTCATCTGGAGCAGATGTCATTCTTGCTTTTTCCCGCAAAGGAGTGAATATCCTGGATAAACGGTATGTATCAGTCCCATCTGAGGACCTGGAATATTTGTCAAACGCATTGAATGACTTTGGAGTGTCTTCTGTCCACGATCTTCTTGAAATCGCTGTGGAAATGGGTGCCCAGCTGTATGTAGTTGATTTAGATGTAAATGATGATTTTGAGTTCATCCATCCGGCCGAACAGGTACCGATTAAATGGTTATTGAACGAAGCAGCATCCGCAGATTTATTTATGCATTTTTAGCTAGGATGTAATCTATCGTGCAGATTCAGACAGGATTGAGATGCAATGAATGAAAGCTGTCAAAAAAACCCCGTTATTAAGACAAGCTTGAGGTGCAATACAGGAAAGCTGTCAAAAAAACCCCGTTATTAAGACAGGATTGAGATGTAATGCATGAAAGCTGTCAAAAGCCCTTTATTAATACAGGTTCTTTGTAAAGCCGTAAATCGTTCCAAATAGTATGCGTCTGGTCTGCAAGCAAAAATAAAAAAAGACAGAGATATGAGTTCTCTGTCTTTTTACAAGACACTGACCGGGGTGTCCTGGGAAAGTTCGTTCTTGAAGGTGACTTTATTTTTGCCGTGTTCCTTCGATTGCAGCAGTAGCTGGTCTGCGTAGATATAGCCCTTTTCCATGGAAGTATATTGATTTAATTTAAAGTAGTACAGTCCAAAGGATGAGGTGATCGTGACTTTATGCCTGCCTGATTGATAGTCGACTTCCACGGAGCTTGTTTCGACTCCATGACGAATTTTTTCGACGAGCTCGACCGTTTGGCTGAGAGATCTGTTCCTTAGGATAATGGTGAATTCTTCCCCGCCGCTGCGGAAGACGTAATCGTTAACTGATAAATAAGATTTAAGAGTGTTGGCAAAATGCTGAATTACGCGGTCACCCACAGCATGATTATAGGAGTCATTGATCAGCTTGAATTTATCAATATCCGCAACGACGATACCGATTGTCTCACCAGACTGGTTCAACTCTGACATTTTTTTGTCCATGAACGCTCGGTTGGGAATGCGAGTCAGGAAGTCTGTATAGGCCATGTGTTCGAACTTGTCCCGTTCGATCTTGGTTTTGATGCTTTGTGATTTAGAGTGGAAGGATCGGCTCACAAGGTAATTGAGGATGAAAAGCCCTACAACCATCTCCCATTTCTGTTCCTCCAGCAAAAGCAGCAGCAATCCATTCGTGAACGCTGTTTTCCCAAGATCAAGCCAGTTATTGCTGTCCCGGAAAAACTTAACTGCCTGCTGGATGCTTTTGATTTCTCCCATGATATAAAAGGCTGTCGATAGAAAAGTATATGAAATCAATGTCGTAATCACTGTCAGGATGCACATCAGGATCCAGAATCCAAATGGAATATTCTCGAACAGCGGATAGCCCCATTGGAAAAGCAAATAGCCAATGGAGTAGATTAATGCATGTGCGCCTATATTGTAAAATGTATCCCAAAATTCATCTTCATCAGCTGTTTTGGAACTTTTCCTTGAAAAATAAACTGTGAAACGAAAGATCGTCTCAAAAATAAAAAGTCCAATAGGGCCAGCGAATATCCCAAATGATAAGCTATAGCTAATTCCATAGTCGAATTTCAAAGCCCCGTTTTGTGCTGTAATCCTCAAGTGATTGTAAAGAGTCGAGAATAACCAGTATATAAATAAGGCTATGAAAAATGTGTTTTTATCTAACGTAAAAACACCTAGACCAAAAGCAACGGCAATAGCAGCAAAAAATAATGTAAAATCATATACCCTAGCTTTCAGCATAGGCAAAATTTCCCCTCTCCCAAACTCTACCACCTAATTTTATCCTAATTATAAATATAGTTGCAAAGTAATTTTTTGATTTGTGCAAATTTTTGTGCTATTTATTTGTCAGTTGCATATCATAAAACGCTATAATGAAATTAAAGTAAAACAGTACAAGTAAGCAGCAATTATAAAGGGGATTTTCCAGAGTCTGTCGAATATTACAGAATATATTCAGAATATTTAATTAATAATAGATGGAGAGGGGTTATACATGGAATATCTATTTGTCGGGATTTTAGTGTTTTTATTGACAGTGGCTGTAGATTTAATACTATTTTATCAGCGGAAGAGCAAGGTGAAACAGCTGCCTTCCAATAATCCACAGGCTTTTCTGGAAAAAGGCCTTCGCCATGAAGGAAAAAAACTTGTTGCTGTAATTGGCGGCGATGCGGTCCATGGTAACATCAGCTACAATTTTGTTGATGACGCTGCCAGGAGGCGGAGCTGCCATAACTATCAATTCATCAATGCAGGCGTGAATGGGAGTACGGCTTATGATGTTTTGCAGCGCCTAAACGGTGTGATTTCCTGCCAGCCGGATTACGTGGTGATCCTGGTCGGCCTGAACGATGCCATCGCTAAAATAGCCCCTGATTTCGCCAGGAAAAACATAAATCTTGCAGAGCAATTAGAGAAGCCGTCATTGCTGGTGTACGAAAAGAACCTCGCTTTAATAGTATCCAGGCTGAAAGCAGAAACACATGCAAAAATCGGGCTGCTGTCGCTGCCGGTAGCTGGTGAAAATCTCTTTTCAAAAGCGAATAAGGAAATCGATCAGTATAATGAGGTCATCCAAAAAATCGCGGAAATAAATAATGTCTCATATTTGCCATTTAACGAAAAGTTAAAAGCTTATTTAAAGAGCAAAGGTCAAACGAGGGGCCGGTCATTGAAAAACAGCAAGAAACTGTACGAGAAAGCGGTCATTGAGCATTTCGTATACGGATACAGCCTTGATCGTATATCGGTCAGGAATGGATACTTGCTGCTGACGGATGGCATTCACCTGAACAGCACTGCAGGGATGATGGCCGCCCATCAAATCGAGCTATTCTTGAAGAAGAATGAATTGAAGGCTATTCAGTAAAAGGATACTGCTTTTGATGGCAGTATCCTTTTTATTTTTTAAAAAGTAACCTCTGACATAAATGCATGAGTATTATCTTCCGTATCCTTAAAGAACACCATCCATGTCTCTGTATGGCTGATTTTAGCAACAACATGCGGCTCTCCAACGAAATTCACGTCATTTGACAGAAGCTCTTCGTATTTTGCCGTCAAATCTTCCACTTTAAAGTAAATCACAGAGCTGGGATGGGCGAATCGCTCATTTTCCGGAAGGCTTAACATGAGCCTTACTCCCTCACAGTCGAAAAATGCCATAGTATCCGTATTGAATAATAGGGTAAGTCCTAATTTTTCCTTGTAAAAATCAGTGGCTCTTTCAATATTTCTAACAGGAATGCCAATTTGGGCAACGTTTTGGATTGGATTTGGATGCATGACCAGGCTCCTAATAATGTTTTTTCAGAAGGGTATTGAGAACAAAGTCAATGGACCTAGGATTATAAGCGGTGGAAAATGACCCATCTGATAGCTTCTTAATTCTGGTTGTTGGTCGCAAATTCCTTCTCTTTACTGGAAAAATATTCTTCCTCTAGTTTTCACCAGCAGGTATCACAGTTTAAAATGAATCCTATAGTACTCGAAAAATATAAAATAATCTTTGAAACTTTTTTAACCCTGATTGTGCTCTAAAGAGTGAAAGGAGGTCAGCAAATGAAAGAAGAGAAGCTTGTGAAAAAAGCAATCAAGGGAAATGCCGGTGCTTTTGAAGAGCTGTTGATGTTACATAGTGAGCGACTATACCGTACCGCTTTTTTATATGTGGGGAATAGGGAGGACGCCCTTGATATTGTCCAGGAAACCTCTTGTAAAGCGTTCCTTGCAATAGGCCAGCTAAAGAAGGAAGAATACTTTTTAACCTGGCTGACGAGGATTTTGATTCATTGCACGTACGATGTTTTGAGAAAAAGGAAAAAAGAAATGCCAGTCGAGAAATTGATTGAGCTGCCCGTGAGCAGCGAACATCAGGTTGCGGAGAGCCTGGACTTAATAGAGGCGGTGTCTATGCTAAAAGAGCAGTATCGGTCCGCAATTATCCTGTTTTACTATCATGACATGCCGTTGAGTGAGATTGCCAGAACGATGGACATTCCTGAGAATACCGTAAAAACCTATCTGCAACGAGGGCGAAAGGAACTGAAAACTAGATTGGGAGGTGTACCGGATGGAAAAGAAAATGTTTCATGAACGTATGAATCAGATAGAGGTACCCCAGGAGGAGGTCCTGAAAGCAATCCAGGATGGGGTAAGGAAAGGAAACTCCATGAAGGCAAAGAAAAATTCACAATTTAGAGGTCTTGGAATGGCAGTCGGAGCTGCTGCAGTCCTTTTCATTTCGTCGAGCGTTATGATCCCATCGGTTGGAAAAGTGATGGCGGATATTCCTTTGCTGTCAAAGCTGTATGAAAATGACAAAGTAGCGGAAAATCTCGCTTCTCAGCAATTGATTACAGAATTGAACGAAAAGGCAGCATTTGCTGGTATAGATGTTACCGTAACGGAGGCCTACTATGACGGGGCGATGATCGGCGTCAGTTTTGATGTGAAAGGAAACGTGAAGGGGGAAGAGGACGAGATTTATGCATTCTATGAAATCTTTGACCGGGACTCGAATATAGAAGAAACAATGGAATTGGTCAAACTGGTGCCGACTGAGGACGGCTACATGGGCCATATCCAGTTAAGCTATCCAAGAGCGGAATTGCCAGCAGAAACAACTTTGCCATTCAATATCATTGGAATTGGCGAAGTCAATGACAACTGGAAGGACGAACAGGGGAAATGGAATTTTGATGTTCCTATTAAACAGCTTCCATTCGAAACAGTTGCGCTTGGACAGGCAAGTGAGCTTGGTGATTATAAAATCACATTCGAAAAGTTGATCACCGGGAAATCTTCGACAGCCATTGACTATACACTGAGTTATCCTGAAGAAGACCAAAGAATGATGCTCGGGGGGCTTTTTGATGATAAGGGTAAGCACATAACTGGCGGGACATCAGATTCAAAATTGGAAAAGAAAATTAAAAATGGAAGAGTGATTGAGAAAAGACGAATCACTCTTCCAGTTGTACCGGCAACAGATTTCATAGAGGTCCGTCCTGTATTGGATTCAGGAGAGGAAATGGATTCTATCAAAATCGTTTTCTAAAAATTATGGTGCTGGGCAGTATCCAGCACCATTTATTTTTTGTCTGTATTTCAACGTCGCTATCTGCCCGACCTGGCCTGTTCCAGTCAACTTGAATTCTGCAGGTGGTGTGTCTTCCAGAAAAAACGGGATTTCTTCGCTGATCAATTTCATGATGGCCCCAACCTGTTAATTTATTTTATGCAGTTCATCCAAAAACGCCGGACGCCTTGGATATTTGCTTTTGAGCTCCCCAATCAGTTTGCGGCTGTTTGTTTCGCCGCAAACTTTTTTATATTTTTTGATGTCCTTACAGACTGCTTTATATTTATTCCGATCGGAAGCATGTTCGGCATCGCTCATGATCATTTTTATAAATAGGCTGTTGACTTCTGACAGATGGTTTTCGATAAGGTAGGGATATAATTCAACGATACTGGAGGGGTTCACTTTAACATATTCCAAAATGTGATCTACCAATTCTTCCTCTGTGATAATCGTTAAATATAAGCCCCGGCTATGGCCCTTTCCTAATTCCGTAAGCAACTTCTCGAAAACACCTTGCCAATCCTCCGCGCTATACAGTTTCTTTAACCTTTCATAGTCCTTATATTCATTATATTTAGTGACCAATTCATAAGCCAGGCTTCTCTGGCGATCCATGTCACCCATCTTTTCATAAACCTGATAGCGATAATCCTTCCACCTATGGATCAGGCCAGCGTAAGACGTGTCCTGTTGTTCGCCATCAAAACAAAGTTGCTCAGCCTTTTTATAATCCTGGCTGTCCATGGCTCGCTCGATTGCTGTTTCTCGGAACTTACTGTACTGCAGATTTTCCTTAATGAATGCTTCTACAATACTTTCTTTGGTATCAGAAACCTCAAGCAGCTTCAATTGCAGCTCTTTAATGCTTTCCGCTGTATGCTTCCAGCTCTCATCCTGAGGCGCATTCTTTAAAAGCTTATCCAGTTCTTTTTCCAATGTTGTTTTTAGTTTATGGTCTTTGCCAAATGGAAGAATCGCGTCAAGCAGGTCAAAACGCCATTCATCCCACCCGTCATACCGCTTGTTCTTTGCTTCCTTCAGCACTACTTTGAAAATTTCCTTTTGCTCTTCAGGTCTAAGCTCATTCAATCCTCTTTCAACTGCACTCTTGATCACTTTTATCGTCTTCCGGGTAACAAAGTTGATTTCACCTCCGGAGTCGTCTGCGTACTGGGTCATCGCAACAACAGGCGGCATAACTTCAATTGCGAGATTCACAGCCTGAACATAGCTGCCGCGTTCGAGTTTCTCTTCAGCATTATCAAGCACCATATAGGCTCCCTGCATTGCTTCAGTCATCTGTCTCCAATGAATGAATCCGCTGCTTTTAGCCCCTTTAATATAATCCCTGATCAGAGCTTTTGCCGTTGTGATTTCTTCTTCCGGGGAGGCGTACCTCAGCAGCAGCTGCCTCTCAATTTCCTCATTGTTATTGGTAAATTGAAGAATGATTGACACCAAGTCCTCCTTTGATTCCTGCATGAGCAA comes from Mesobacillus jeotgali and encodes:
- a CDS encoding cupin domain-containing protein, whose translation is MGTQIQSFFAKDTGDIPNNPILPVIVYQGVFDDNLSLDEQFEQHNWTGTWTGDIYDYHHYHTNTHEVLGVKSGSATVQIGGDSGERLELKAGDVIVLPAGTGHKKIDSSQDFAVVGAYPNGRSPDLQTADPGTRAQAIAQIKNVPIPETDPVYGETGPLLHKWVK
- a CDS encoding NAD(P)/FAD-dependent oxidoreductase, whose amino-acid sequence is MKKHLIIGAGILGASTAYHLAKAGERVTIIDRGEPGQATDAAAGIICPWLSQRRNKAWYYLAKNGAAYYDSLIDQLEKDGERETGFQRTGAISLHTVSEKLVKMEERAIQRREEAPEIGEIHQLDSKDTRVLFPPLSEEFSSVYVSGAARVNGRLLRLALLKAAQKYGASLAEGNAVLDFSNGKVTGAIVGETRYEADMVILTAGAWAPGLLEPLGLELKISPQKAQIIHLQLENLDTGDWPVVMPPNNQYIVAFEGGKVVIGATHEDDMEFDRRPTLGSMHEIMDKGLAVAPGMANGTYIETKVGFRPVAPNFLPIIGPVPGFENLLLANGLGSSGLTVGPYLGAQLAKLASGNEVDINLALYDVTEAINTHIS
- a CDS encoding ATP-binding protein — encoded protein: MILIDYIINLSMLSLMVSTPLVIRSYLNHKPLKQLWVWAGLYAGAVSCVLVSLSFQDEGYSYDIRYAIIILVFAYLGPGAGIISSSLALMSRLIVSENWFPAIVGWVVVMIILVVIHNLTMHLKPVKRVMILLCSYIVTYIITVPIILNVIRDNPVFHLQYLLFVSIGVLIGGIIIESYEKLHRIIHERKRMEQTLEESESKYRLIAENTSDLIMVMDKEHAISYFSPSHEVVLGYKVPELEKTEICKLIHPDDVVNFRETITKIMKNKESLPVEFRFQHISGKWIDFESRCMPVMSDERVIEHIVIISRDISERKKAEEILLQSEKLSIVGELAAGVAHEIRNPLTTIKGFLQLYGKEDHSNEINNLLLSELERIETITSEMLSLGKPQAIQLNRANLCDLIDHTVDFLSPQANMKNIQFSRSYLGADFFITCEQNQIKQVFLNIFKNAMEAMPKGGNIDIKLRKGIDGECVISIQDEGCGIPEELLPRLGEPFYTLKEKGTGLGLMICHKIIKQHNGMISYHSKLSKGTLVELKLPLIN
- a CDS encoding MFS transporter; its protein translation is MNTKKALPILFLVMFLVMVGFGIIIPVIPFYAEEIGASPTELGLLMAVYSLMQFLFAPMWGRISDRIGRKPVIMIGILGLSLSFFLMAISTQLWMLFAARIIGGFLSSANMPTVMAYVADITSEEDRAKGMGIIGASVGLGFIFGPAIGGVFSQSSLSMPFYIAGATSLITFLFVTFALKESLSAEHRTSQERERTSLLKAFTGTLSMLFLLQLFVSLSLSGLEATFAYFAAEKAGLGSVELGYIFMIMGLAGAVVQGGLVGRLTKMLGEGAVIQLGIVISAIGFGLILLTESFGTAALFLTIFGIGNGLIRPSVSSLLTKKSTTGHGGTTGLLSSFDSLGRIIGPPLGGWLFSIAIGMPYISGIVLSLVALILYQIYQARTKTSHSVNQ
- a CDS encoding DUF2243 domain-containing protein, which gives rise to MSPKTKAKFLGIGSFILGFGFMGSMDGIIFHQLLQWHSVVMETTRPGQIVSDGIFHFGVTVALVAGGILLWLAGRPTEVSKGISKLIANFLIGAGVFNLVEGIVNHHIVQIHRVKPGDPNAIMYDLAFLGLGLLLVITGKLIRGKASVSTISKEA
- the ypfJ gene encoding KPN_02809 family neutral zinc metallopeptidase; translation: MQWKGRRASTNVEDRRGMGGGGMLMGGGLGGIILLVIMTFLGGGDMGDVVNNMTNGGNQSPAPYEQTAEEEEAAQFVSVVLADTEEVWSKVFAEQGMEYQEPTLVLYSGSVQSACGMAGSQVGPFYCPGDQKLYIDLSFYEELQTKFQAPGDFAMAYVVAHEVGHHVQTLLGTSDKLNSLRGKLDQTEFNKYQVRFELQADYLAGVWAHHAQGMGVVEEGDLEEAMNAASAVGDDTIQKRSQGYVVPESFTHGTSEQRKSWFKKGYKAGNLEQGDTFNTREF